The Miscanthus floridulus cultivar M001 chromosome 7, ASM1932011v1, whole genome shotgun sequence genome includes a region encoding these proteins:
- the LOC136464479 gene encoding uncharacterized protein: MDTDAAGMDEAEAAFFARRGRRCCCFPWPASSSHQRVGGGAAAAEETWWQRAVDAVLKVREWSELVAGPQWKTFIRRFGRSGPPTRPHHHFGGRKLNYDALSYALNFDEGHGASPEGDYTGYRDFSARFVAPPASAKSSMDLGGRDAPPLFNPPPLPPHDGAGRA; this comes from the coding sequence ATGGATACCGACGCCGCGGGCATGGACGAGGCGGAGGCGGCCTTCTTCGCGCGCCGGGGCCGCCGGTGCTGCTGCTTCCCCTGGCCCGCCTCCTCCTCCCACCAGCgggtcggcggcggcgccgcggcggcggaggagacCTGGTGGCAGCGCGCGGTGGACGCGGTGCTCAAGGTGCGCGAGTGGTCGGAGCTGGTGGCCGGCCCGCAGTGGAAGACCTTCATCCGGCGGTTCGGCCGCAGCGGCCCGCCCACGCGGCCGCACCACCACTTCGGCGGCCGCAAGCTCAACTACGACGCGCTCAGCTACGCGCTCAACTTCGACGAGGGCCACGGCGCCAGCCCCGAGGGCGACTACACCGGCTACCGCGACTTCTCCGCGCGCTTCGTCGCCCCGCCGGCCTCCGCCAAGTCGTCCATGGACCTCGGCGGCCGCGACGCGCCGCCGCTCTTCaacccgccgccgctgccgccccaCGACGGAGCCGGCCGGGCCTGA
- the LOC136464478 gene encoding RING-H2 finger protein ATL46-like, whose translation MVVAVASSQSSSPPLSPYPSSSSLRGFIRDAPPYSAQTPPQVQRAGVGGGGGGGGNGKISPAVLFIIVILAVIFFISGLLHLLVRILMKKQHGRGAAMGEAAPSPHRTGARDAAMDRQLQQLFHLHDSGLDQAFIDALPVFAYREIIGGNKEPFDCAVCLCEFDGEDRLRLLPVCGHAFHLQCIDTWLLSNSTCPLCRGTLFVPGMTIDNMLFDDFDERLEEEPLPEECEDGHQVSRHKPMDEEQPVAEKRVFPVRLGKFKNVGNQGAIGGVVGNGNEAGIVSREAGESSSSSLDARRCFSMGTYQYVLGASELRVALQTGHGRNGASSMFKGRVAGLSSVNADIMDGKRICARSKGESFSVSKIWQWSSVKGKLPAPPDTCSDTGSLPWMKRNAAGDKSNM comes from the coding sequence ATGGTTGTAGCAGTAGCTTCGTCCCAATCCTCCTCCCCGCCCCTGTCACCTTACCCGTCTTCGTCCAGCCTCCGTGGCTTCATCAGGGACGCCCCGCCTTACAGCGCCCAGACCCCGCCGCAGGTGCAGAGGGCTGGtgtcggtggtggtggcggcggcggcggcaatgggAAGATCAGCCCTGCGGTGCTGTTCATCATAGTGATCCTTGCGGTTATCTTCTTCATTTCCGGGCTGCTCCACCTCCTTGTGAGGATACTGATGAAGAAGCAGCACGGCCGTGGTGCCGCCATGGGGGAGGCTGCACCATCGCCGCACCGGACAGGCGCGAGGGACGCGGCAATGGACCGGCAGCTGCAGCAGCTGTTCCATCTGCACGACTCTGGGCTCGACCAGGCGTTCATCGATGCGCTGCCCGTGTTCGCGTACCGTGAAATTATCGGTGGCAACAAAGAGCCGTTCGACTGTGCGGTGTGCTTGTGTGAATTTGATGGGGAGGACAGGCTCAGGCTGTTGCCGGTGTGTGGGCATGCCTTCCATCTGCAGTGTATAGATACATGGCTGCTGTCCAACTCGACATGCCCGCTTTGCCGTGGCACACTCTTTGTCCCCGGGATGACTATAGATAACATGCTGTTTGATGATTTTGATGAGAGGTTGGAAGAGGAGCCTCTACCGGAGGAGTGTGAGGATGGACACCAAGTTTCCAGGCACAAACCCATGGATGAGGAGCAGCCAGTGGCCGAGAAGAGGGTGTTTCCAGTAAGGCTTGGGAAGTTCAAGAATGTTGGGAATCAGGGTGCCATCGGTGGTGTGGTTGGCAATGGCAATGAAGCTGGTATAGTGAGTAGGGAGGCAGGGGagagtagcagtagcagcttgGATGCAAGGAGATGCTTCTCCATGGGCACTTACCAGTATGTTCTTGGGGCTTCTGAACTTCGAGTGGCTCTCCAGACAGGTCATGGCAGAAACGGTGCAAGCAGCATGTTTAAAGGAAGAGTTGCTGGCTTAAGTTCTGTCAATGCTGACATTATGGATGGCAAGAGGATTTGTGCTAGGAGCAAAGGCGAGAGCTTCTCTGTGTCGAAGATTTGGCAGTGGTCTAGTGTGAAGGGCAAGCTGCCAGCTCCTCCAGACACTTGTTCAGATACTGGGAGCCTACCATGGATGAAAAGAAACGCTGCTGGAGATAAGTCTAATATGTGA